The Cydia pomonella isolate Wapato2018A chromosome 17, ilCydPomo1, whole genome shotgun sequence genome includes a window with the following:
- the LOC133526937 gene encoding odorant receptor 49b-like, with amino-acid sequence MKSLSKPVDFHQHVNLYVKTLKLSGVWFYIPYPKISIWFWLHIIIRVLYAIFVFIIPPIAQMAYIAKLLVSGNREIQRIASSINLVITELYVSVKLFNMFCQRDLLIKLFDQLNNVDFHHSTHREVLEHAIKISKNLYWVLFMGSGMDVFIHMVVVPSLNKFQTLPVNMDFIFVDANEPPYMYYACFYQILYKPALVILLVVVQTLPWSLLLFIIGQLDILIDKFKNMETLVKTTMIEKKCDKHDAFRVLFNRYVLHHRAIIRFVATAEKAFGGQFALTLILSSGIICTTGVQFLSIESPSKDIVGVCWIVAYMLIFTSVLFGDCYFGNAIHIKSTEIATVAYSSPWLEMPQDLKKNLVLVIARAQKPLALTAYTLVTVSLPTFTTVMNWTYKAFAVMNGMK; translated from the exons ATGAAGTCACTATCCAAACCGGTAGATTTTCACCAGCATgtaaatttatatgtaaaaactTTAAAGTTAAGTGGAGTATGGTTCTACATACCATACCCTAAGATATCAATCTGGTTTTGGTTGCATATTATAATTCGGGTGTTGTATGCCATCTTCGTTTTTATTATACCACCAATAGCACAGATGGCTTATATCGCGAAATTATTGGTTTCGGGAAATCGTGAGATTCAACGTATCGCTTCAAG CATCAACTTGGTCATAACCGAGCTGTACGTTTCCGTGAAGCTGTTCAACATGTTCTGCCAACGAGACTTGCTCATCAAGTTGTTTGACCAGCTCAACAATGTCGATTTCCATCATTCTACTCACAGAGAAGTTCTGGAACACGCCATCAAGATATCGAAGAATCTGTACTGGGTTCTCTTTATGGGCTCGGGCATGGATGTATTTA TTCACATGGTGGTGGTGCCAAGTTTGAACAAATTCCAAACTTTGCCGGTGAACATGGACTTCATTTTTGTGGACGCTAATGAGCCACCATACATGTACTACGCTTGTTTTTACCAG ATATTGTATAAACCAGCCcttgtaatattattagtggTCGTACAAACATTACCGTGGTCTCTTTTATTGTTTatca ttggcCAATTGGATATTCTAATTGACAAGTTCAAGAATATGGAGACGCTCGTGAAAACGACCATGATTGAGAAGAAGTGCGACAAACATGATGCCTTCAGGGTTCTGTTTAATCGTTATGTATTACACCACCGCGCTATTATAAG GTTCGTAGCCACCGCCGAGAAAGCGTTCGGCGGTCAGTTTGCGTTGACTCTGATACTGAGCTCGGGTATTATTTGTACCACCGGCGTGCAATTTCTTTCG ATTGAATCACCGTCCAAGGATATAGTCGGCGTATGTTGGATAGTGGCATACATGCTAATTTTTACCTCGGTATTGTTTGGTGACTGTTATTTTGGGAATGCCATTCATataaag AGCACAGAAATAGCGACGGTCGCCTACAGCAGCCCCTGGCTAGAGATGCCGCAAGATCTGAAGAAGAACCTGGTGCTTGTGATAGCCAGAGCCCAGAAGCCTCTGGCCTTAACTGCCTACACCCTCGTTACTGTATCGCTACCAACCTTTACCACG